The following proteins are encoded in a genomic region of Sulfurospirillum arsenophilum NBRC 109478:
- a CDS encoding aspartate-semialdehyde dehydrogenase, whose translation MKKYNVAIVGATGAVGEELCRVLEEVDFPVNNLVPLASSKSAGLEVEFKGKTYKVIELTEKAFEENDVEIAFFSAGGDISAHYAPFAAEAGAVVIDNTSHFRMDPDVPLVVPECNPGDIDQWQNRGIIANPNCSTIQMVQVLKPLDDLFNITRVDVATYQAVSGAGKSGMEELVNQMQDFFAFKLDQCEPKTFAHQIALNVIPHIDVFMENDYTKEEMKMVNETQKILGKKMEISATCVRVPVMRSHSEAITIHFEKDVNLEKAVEALKNAENVVVLDNPAKKEYPMPIISTDTNETYVGRIRKDINRDNVLHLWCVADQIRVGAATNAVRIAQKWIKQEEA comes from the coding sequence ATGAAAAAGTACAATGTAGCAATCGTTGGAGCTACTGGTGCGGTTGGCGAAGAGCTGTGTAGAGTTTTAGAAGAGGTTGACTTTCCTGTCAATAATCTTGTTCCCCTTGCAAGCAGTAAAAGTGCAGGTCTTGAAGTTGAATTCAAAGGTAAAACGTATAAAGTAATTGAGTTGACTGAAAAAGCTTTTGAAGAAAATGATGTAGAGATTGCATTTTTTAGCGCAGGTGGTGACATCTCAGCTCATTATGCTCCCTTCGCAGCAGAAGCGGGTGCAGTCGTTATTGACAATACCAGCCATTTTAGAATGGATCCAGATGTTCCATTGGTCGTACCTGAGTGTAATCCAGGCGACATTGACCAATGGCAAAACAGAGGTATTATTGCTAATCCAAACTGTTCAACTATTCAAATGGTGCAAGTGCTAAAACCATTGGATGATCTCTTTAACATTACTCGTGTTGATGTAGCAACGTATCAAGCGGTCAGTGGTGCTGGCAAAAGTGGTATGGAAGAGTTAGTGAACCAAATGCAAGACTTTTTTGCGTTTAAATTGGACCAATGCGAGCCAAAAACATTTGCACATCAAATCGCACTCAATGTTATTCCTCATATTGATGTATTTATGGAGAATGACTATACTAAAGAAGAGATGAAAATGGTCAATGAGACTCAAAAAATCTTGGGTAAAAAAATGGAGATCAGCGCAACATGCGTTAGGGTTCCTGTTATGAGAAGTCACTCTGAAGCGATTACCATCCATTTTGAAAAAGATGTCAATTTAGAAAAAGCAGTTGAAGCACTTAAAAATGCAGAAAATGTTGTGGTTCTTGATAATCCAGCTAAAAAAGAGTACCCAATGCCGATTATCTCGACTGATACCAATGAGACATATGTGGGAAGAATTCGTAAAGACATTAACCGCGATAACGTTCTTCATTTATGGTGTGTTGCGGATCAGATTCGTGTAGGTGCTGCGACTAATGCTGTTAGAATTGCACAAAAATGGATTAAGCAGGAAGAGGCTTAA
- a CDS encoding radical SAM protein — MSQIIFGPITSRRFGQSLGIDLSPSSKQCNFDCLYCELKGAKTVDKVSDAPRVQEVLDALTEALVKHQNIDVITLTANGEPTLYPELGMLVEGILKIKKEHKLLILSNGATIKDPSIQEILSKLDIVKLSLDCVSSKCFKKLDRAHKGIEIAEIIEGMKRFRTLYKGELVIEILVVEGLNDTEEEFKALNAVLHEIKPDRIDVGTIDRPPAYEVKGVSIERLVELTHLLVGLHVNIAYKKNYIPQKRTFSEEEILELLKRRPQSFEDIALCFDEQSLESLQHLIVEKRLHVKNIAGVDFYKVV; from the coding sequence ATCAGTCAAATTATCTTTGGACCCATTACTTCCAGACGTTTTGGGCAATCCCTCGGCATAGACCTTAGCCCCTCATCCAAACAGTGCAATTTTGACTGCCTTTACTGCGAACTCAAAGGGGCAAAAACAGTCGATAAAGTGAGCGATGCACCTCGTGTACAAGAAGTGTTAGATGCGCTTACGGAGGCATTGGTAAAGCATCAAAATATTGATGTGATTACCTTGACTGCGAATGGTGAGCCGACACTTTATCCAGAACTTGGTATGTTGGTGGAAGGCATACTAAAAATCAAAAAAGAGCATAAACTTCTTATTCTTTCCAATGGCGCAACCATTAAAGATCCATCCATTCAAGAAATTCTTTCAAAATTAGACATCGTTAAACTTTCTTTAGATTGTGTGAGTTCAAAATGCTTTAAAAAGCTTGATCGCGCGCATAAAGGCATTGAGATTGCAGAGATTATTGAAGGTATGAAACGTTTTAGAACTCTTTATAAAGGCGAATTGGTCATTGAAATTTTGGTAGTTGAAGGTTTGAATGACACCGAAGAGGAGTTCAAAGCACTGAACGCAGTTCTGCATGAAATCAAGCCCGATCGCATCGATGTAGGAACGATTGATCGTCCACCAGCTTACGAGGTGAAAGGCGTGAGTATCGAGAGGTTGGTTGAGCTTACACATCTACTTGTTGGTTTACATGTAAATATCGCCTACAAGAAAAACTATATTCCGCAAAAGCGTACATTTAGTGAAGAAGAAATACTTGAACTTCTAAAACGCAGGCCCCAAAGTTTTGAAGATATAGCACTCTGTTTTGATGAACAAAGCCTTGAGTCTCTTCAGCATTTAATAGTGGAAAAGCGTTTACATGTAAAGAATATTGCAGGGGTAGATTTTTATAAAGTAGTGTAG
- the hemE gene encoding uroporphyrinogen decarboxylase → MIFVDACFGKKTPYTPVWMMRQAGRYLPEYMEVRAQAGDFLRLCKDPEKACEVTLQPVDILGVDAAILFSDILVVPLEMGMELQFLKGEGPVFSHPITNQADLDKLSVEKAIDGLEYVYETIKLIRGKLAADKALIGFCGAPWTLATYMIEGQGTKTYALVKKMIYSNPQFMHALLKKVTEVLKGYMERQIQSGANVVMIFDSWAAALEESAYFEFSWSYMKEISAYLKSKYPHVPVILFPKGISGYLDKIDGEFDVFGVDWSTPIELAKAKLGGKYVLQGNMEPTRLYSKEAIDEGIEHIVNVMKNERHVFNLGHGILPDIPVEHAKYFIKQVQTRTKI, encoded by the coding sequence ATGATTTTTGTAGATGCATGCTTTGGTAAAAAAACACCGTATACACCTGTTTGGATGATGCGTCAAGCGGGACGTTATTTGCCTGAGTATATGGAAGTTAGAGCTCAAGCAGGAGACTTTTTACGTTTATGCAAAGACCCTGAGAAAGCATGCGAAGTAACCCTTCAACCTGTCGATATTTTAGGTGTTGATGCTGCTATTTTATTTAGCGATATTTTGGTGGTTCCTTTAGAAATGGGCATGGAGCTTCAGTTTTTAAAAGGCGAAGGGCCTGTTTTTTCACACCCGATTACGAATCAAGCCGATCTTGATAAGCTCAGCGTTGAAAAAGCGATAGATGGCTTGGAATATGTTTATGAAACCATAAAACTTATTCGCGGAAAACTTGCTGCAGATAAAGCACTGATTGGCTTTTGCGGTGCTCCTTGGACACTTGCAACCTATATGATTGAAGGTCAAGGGACTAAGACGTATGCGCTTGTTAAGAAAATGATCTATTCTAATCCGCAGTTTATGCATGCACTCCTCAAAAAAGTAACCGAAGTGCTTAAAGGTTATATGGAGCGTCAGATTCAAAGTGGTGCGAATGTTGTGATGATCTTTGATTCATGGGCAGCAGCACTCGAAGAGAGTGCCTATTTTGAATTTAGCTGGTCGTATATGAAAGAGATAAGTGCGTATTTGAAATCAAAATATCCGCATGTTCCTGTCATTTTATTTCCTAAAGGCATTAGCGGATACTTGGATAAAATCGATGGTGAATTTGATGTCTTTGGAGTGGATTGGTCAACACCGATTGAGCTAGCAAAAGCGAAATTAGGAGGCAAATATGTCCTTCAAGGCAATATGGAACCAACGCGTCTTTACAGCAAAGAGGCGATTGATGAAGGAATTGAGCATATCGTCAATGTTATGAAAAATGAGAGACATGTCTTTAACTTAGGTCATGGCATCTTGCCTGACATTCCTGTTGAGCATGCAAAATACTTCATTAAACAAGTCCAAACTCGCACCAAAATCTAA
- a CDS encoding YqhA family protein, with protein sequence MLEKFFESTLWSSRFITLTAVIFSILAAFALFFIASADLYTVLITTYKYFFSGIHPENFHEDIVADIIGAIDLYLIAVVLLIFGFGIYELFVSEIDVAKGTGGDKILYVSSLDELKDKIGKVIVMVLVVSFFQRVLHAEYKGALEMLYLSFSILALSLGLYFLHKGGKH encoded by the coding sequence ATGCTGGAAAAGTTTTTTGAATCAACATTATGGTCTAGTAGATTTATTACTCTTACGGCCGTTATTTTTAGTATTTTAGCAGCATTTGCACTTTTCTTTATTGCAAGTGCTGATTTATACACGGTATTGATAACGACATACAAATATTTCTTTTCAGGTATTCATCCTGAAAATTTTCATGAAGATATTGTCGCTGATATTATTGGTGCAATTGATCTTTACTTAATTGCCGTTGTTTTACTCATTTTTGGCTTTGGTATTTATGAGCTTTTTGTCTCAGAAATAGATGTAGCTAAAGGGACAGGTGGTGATAAAATTTTATACGTTAGTTCTCTCGATGAGCTTAAAGATAAAATTGGAAAAGTCATTGTGATGGTTCTTGTTGTAAGCTTTTTTCAAAGAGTACTTCACGCTGAATATAAGGGTGCATTAGAGATGTTATACCTCTCTTTTTCGATTTTAGCTTTATCGTTAGGTCTCTATTTTTTACATAAGGGTGGAAAACACTGA